The DNA region TGATAACTTCATTCTGTTGACGAatttatctttattaattttaaaacaaagGGGAAGGAGGTACAGTCAATGGCAGCGGACAAAATCCCGCTAGCTCATTGATCGATCGATCTACAACTTAATAAGCTTCAATAGCTCAAGCAAGGGACGTCAGGCTTGACCACTTTGGCTTTTTTTCCATGCGCATTGAAACAGAAAGCCTGAGCTTGCTCCCCTGGCACTGCATTCCTTATATCAACGTCCTCCATCACCACGTCGTGGCAACCACTGCTCTGGCTGCACTCCAAGCGGATCGCCATGTCATTCGCCGACGTCCCTTTCACTCCGATGAACTTCACGTCGCTCACTTGAACAGCCGACGTCTTTGACGATGCACACATATATCGAATCCAACAAGGAACCAAAACAAAAGAATTAATTATCGAGCAAGCAAAAACCCAGCTGAAATATAAGAGCAAGCAGATGCAGTTACCTCATTCTTACAGCCGCCGCGAGGGCAGTAGAACTGGTCTATTATGATGGGGTTCCTCACTTCCGTCAAGCTAATATTTCTGAACGATATGTCCCTCGCAAACCCAGTTGCCCCCTACAAGCaaacaatattaattaattaagatatcGAACAGAAGGGAATTAAAGCCTGCCTTCCTACCTGCCATGTCTTGATCCTGACTCCATTGTCAGTCCGTACGATCGTGGAGTCGGAGACATGGATGCCTTCAGCTGTCGCATAGCTTTTTTCTATCCCCAGGCTTCCAATGCTAAGATATGATTACCATTTCAAGTTTATTTATGCCTTTAATTAGCAGATAAATAAaggatttaattaattatataattaatcaACCTTAATCCGTGGCCAGGACCGCATCTTATGCGGCTGATGTTCACATCCTTAGCGCCACTGCTTACAGATACGCAGTCATCGCCTGCACATAATTATTATATGCGCGCGCGTGTTAATTAGCTAGATCGACTGACGTAACGTAACTCGATCGGAGGACTTACCGGTGCTGATCTGGCAGTCGCTGATGATGACGTGGCGGCTCCGCTCGACGTGGATGCCGTCGGTGTTGGGGCTCTCGGCGGGGGCGGTGATTTTCAGATTTGAGATCCTGACGCCGACGCTCATCCCGACGGCGACGTGCATCATGGCGCTGTTTTTGAAGCTCAACCCCAAAACCTGCGCCTTCGTGACGTGCAGCAACGCAAGAGACTGCACCCGTGCATCGTAATCAATCATATTGAATATTGATCGATCGTGATCAAATATTTTAGCAGGAAATACAAGCGCGCGTTTATCGACTTACATTTGCAGCGAGAAATGCGCACGTCTGCAAGTGAACAAATTCGCAAGGTGAGAATATTTTTCAGATAATTAATGCAGAATTTTTTTGGAAATGTttgatagatagatagatatctAGCTAGCTTTCTACGTGCCTTTGCCTCTTTGCATGCCCACCAGGAGGCCCCTTGGCCGTCGATTTCGCCGGCGCCGGCGACGGTTATGCCGTTGAGGTTAATGAACACTAGCCAGTTATTATCATCATCCGACCACACTTCATCAACCCGTTTAAGATTTCCATCGACctgagaaaaaaatatatatatatatgaaaacatAATGAGAATTAAATGGGTATACGGTATGACGGATCACTGACGTACCTGAACCCTAACGTAATGATTACACGGTCCTCTGAATTTGGTCAGTCCCAACAGATACACTTTCCCTCCAGGAATAAGCAGGGTCGATGCTTCTTTGCTGTTTAAGCACACTGCACGCCATGCATTCGTAAACGCCTGTGAAGATGAGACAATATTAAATACATATTCATTTGTATATTATTGATAgaattaagaaataaaaaatatatatataattataaaatacTTGAGTATCATCGGTGATGCCATCTCCTTTGGCTCCATAGTCTGTCACCCTGTACGTTGCTGCCAGAGTTCCAGCAACAAATGaagtgagaagaagaagaagaagaatagaagTACGTAGACTTCTCTGATTGATCATGGTGagtgcttcctttgcagcttggATTATGGATAATCAACCTGATGGTGGTGTTACTTATTGTACATGGGGTTAAAGAGTCTGAGTGAACATGCATGGAAATTAATGGAAGATTAATTACATATATTCGTACTATTATAGTGTAATTAACACTTGTACTCCTTGTGTATATTAATttgaaataataaattttattgatCAATATGACCAATTAGAAATCTCTATCTTCTATTTATAATGCATACATATATATGTctgtaattaatatatatatatataatattattaaaatgtccatatatatat from Zingiber officinale cultivar Zhangliang chromosome 4B, Zo_v1.1, whole genome shotgun sequence includes:
- the LOC121977271 gene encoding polygalacturonase ADPG1-like, whose product is MINQRSLRTSILLLLLLTSFVAGTLAATYRVTDYGAKGDGITDDTQAFTNAWRAVCLNSKEASTLLIPGGKVYLLGLTKFRGPCNHYVRVQVDGNLKRVDEVWSDDDNNWLVFINLNGITVAGAGEIDGQGASWWACKEAKTCAFLAANSLALLHVTKAQVLGLSFKNSAMMHVAVGMSVGVRISNLKITAPAESPNTDGIHVERSRHVIISDCQISTGDDCVSVSSGAKDVNISRIRCGPGHGLSIGSLGIEKSYATAEGIHVSDSTIVRTDNGVRIKTWQGATGFARDISFRNISLTEVRNPIIIDQFYCPRGGCKNETSAVQVSDVKFIGVKGTSANDMAIRLECSQSSGCHDVVMEDVDIRNAVPGEQAQAFCFNAHGKKAKVVKPDVPCLSY